Proteins encoded within one genomic window of Ranitomeya variabilis isolate aRanVar5 chromosome 4, aRanVar5.hap1, whole genome shotgun sequence:
- the TAF5 gene encoding transcription initiation factor TFIID subunit 5 yields the protein MAAAPDEASVSVKTEPELQDDVKQETPACADNEEPALGNGNGASPKAPSPQAAAPAAVTPQAGSTDAPDRQTLLAVLQFLKKSNLKESADILLRETGILDGEDAPSLSPEQPSEQDGGEQTLLSRVTAGSGGAAANSGAGAGVLPGKAPLNSGPQDQPDVSAVLSAYTQQGDPALYEDYYSSLKRFIESVLDCHRAELSQLFYPLFVHMYLELVYNQHENKAKSFFDKFHGDQECYYEDDLRILVSLTKKEHMKGNETMLDFRTSKFVLRISRDSYQLLKRHLQERQNNQIWSIVQEHLYIDIFDGMPRSKQQIDAMVGSLSGEARREANKVKVFYGLLKEPEIEVPLDDEDEEGENEEGKPKKKKPKKDSIGSKSKKQDPHAPPQNRIPLPELKDSDKLDKIMIMKEAAKRVRLGPDFLPSICFYTFLNAYQGLTAVDVTDDSSMIAGGFSDSTVRVWSLTPKKLRSVKSTSDLNLIDKESDDVLERIMDEKTASEIKVLFGHSGPVYATSFSPDRNYLLSSSEDGTVRLWSLQTFTCLVAYKGHNYPVWDAQFSPFGYYFVSGGHDRVARLWATDHYQPLRIFAGHLADVISTRFHPNANYIATGSTDRTVRLWDVLNGNCVRIFTGHKGPIHSLTFSPNGKFLASGGADARVLLWDIGHGLMVEELKGHSNTIYALKFSRDGEILASGSMDNTVCLWDAVKAFEDLETDDFTSATGHLNLHENCQDLLLGSYLTKSTPVIHLHFTRRNLLMAAGAYGPQ from the exons atggcggcggcgCCAGATGAGGCGAGTGTGTCGGTGAAGACGGAGCCCGAGCTCCAGGACGACGTGAAGCAGGAGACCCCGGCGTGTGCCGACAATGAGGAGCCGGCGCTCGGGAACGGGAATGGAGCGTCTCCAAAGGCTCCGAGTCCCCAGGCTGCAGCCCCGGCAGCGGTCACCCCACAGGCGGGGAGCACGGATGCTCCGGACCGGCAGACGCTGCTGGCTGTGCTGCAGTTTCTCAAGAAAAGTAACCTGAAGGAGTCCGCGGACATCCTGCTCCGGGAGACCGGGATCCTGGACGGGGAGGACGCGCCGAGCCTCAGCCCCGAGCAGCCCAGCGAGCAGGATGGCGGGGAGCAGACGCTGCTGAGCCGGGTGACCGCGGGGAGCGGGGGAGCGGCCGCCAACAGCGGAGCCGGCGCGGGGGTCCTGCCGGGGAAAG CTCCATTGAATAGCGGCCCCCAAGATCAGCCCGACGTCAGCGCTGTTCTGTCTGCCTACACCCAGCAAGGGGATCCAGCCCTGTATGAGGATTATTACAGTAGTCTGAAGAGATTCATAGAGTCTGTCCTGGACTGTCATCGAGCGGAGCTGTCTCAGCTATTCTACCCATTGTTTGTACATATGTATCTGGAGCTTGTATACAACCAGCATGAAAATAAAGCCAAATCTTTCTTTGATAA ATTTCACGGAGACCAGGAATGTTACTATGAAGATGATCTGCGGATTTTGGTCAGCCTCACTAAAAAAGAGCACATGAAGGGAAACGAGACCATGCTTGACTTTAGGACGAGCAAATTTGTTTTGCGAATATCCCGGGACTCTTATCAGCTGCTGAAGCGTCATCTACAGGAGAGGCAGAACAATCAGATCTGGAGCATAGTCCAGGAACATCTGTATATTGATATCTTTGATGGCATGCCACGTAGCAAGCAACAGATTGATGCAATGGTGGGCAGCCTCTCCGGAGAAGCAAGAAGGGAAGCAAATAAAGTCAAG GTGTTTTATGGTCTTCTAAAAGAGCCGGAGATTGAGGTGCCCTTGGATGACGAAGATGAAGAAGGGGAAAATGAGGAAGGCAAGCCAAAGAAAAAGAAGCCAAAAAAGGATAGTATTGGTTCAAAAAGTAAGAAGCAGGACCCTCATGCTCCTCCGCAGAATAG GATACCTCTCCCAGAGTTGAAAGATTCTGACAAACTTGATAAAATCATGATAATGAAGGAAGCAGCGAAGCGTGTGCGACTTGGTCCAGACTTTTTACCGTCAATATGTTTTTACACATTTCTCAATGCATATCAA GGCCTTACCGCAGTGGATGTCACTGATGATTCCAGCATGATCGCAGGAGGCTTCTCTGATTCCACCGTGCGTGTCTGGAGTTTGACGCCTAAAAAATTACGTAGTGTTAAAAGCACATCTG ATCTTAACTTGATTGACAAGGAATCAGATGACGTATTGGAGCGAATTATGGATGAGAAAACCGCCAGTGAGATTAAAGTCTTATTTGGTCACAGTGGTCCTGTATATGCAACCAGCTTCAGCCCAGACAG GAACTACTTATTATCCAGTTCAGAAGACGGCACTGTCCGGCTATGGAGTCTGCAGACCTTCACCTGCCTGGTAGCATACAAAGGTCACAACTATCCTGTATGGGATGCACAGTTCTCTCCATTTGGTTATTACTTTGTTTCTGGAGGACATGATAGAGTTGCAcg CTTATGGGCCACTGACCACTATCAGCCACTTCGTATATTTGCTGGCCATTTGGCAGATGTCATAAGTACTCGTTTCCATCCAAATGCTAACTACATAGCCACTGGCTCTACAGACAGGACAGTCCGGCTATGGGATGTTCTCAATGGGAACTGTGTAAGGATCTTTACTGGACACAAG GGACCTATTCACTCCTTGACCTTTTCTCCTAATGGAAAGTTTCTAGCCAGCGGGGGAGCAGATGCCAGAGTCTTGCTTTGGGACATTGGCCATGGATTGATGGTTGAAGAGTTAAAGGGTCACTCAAACACAATCTATGCACTTAAATTTAGTCGTGATGGAGAAATTTTAGCATCAG GATCCATGGATAATACAGTTTGTTTATGGGATGCAGTAAAGGCTTTTGAAGATTTGGAGACTGATGACTTTACAAGTGCCACAGGTCATTTAAACTTACATGAAAATTGCCAAGACTTATTACTTGGTTCCTACTTGACAAAATCCACCCCTGTTATCCATCTTCATTTCACAAGGCGAAACCTCCTAATGGCTGCAGGAGCGTATGGCCCACAATAA